The proteins below are encoded in one region of Candidatus Dormiibacterota bacterium:
- a CDS encoding HAMP domain-containing protein has translation MPTAPVPETLDIRALLTVLSAFRRGDFSARLPLDWTGNAGKVADHLNAVLEMNQRMGEELERVGRVVGKEGKIGERISLGDARGGWGRWVNSVNGTLEDLVRPTSEMARVIGAVATGDLSQTMAMEVEGRRLEGQFLRTAKTVNTMVAQLNGFAGEVTRVAREVGTEGKLGGQAQVKEVGGVWKDLTESVNMMAGNLTGQVRNIAEVTTAVANGDLSKKITVDVRGEIQELKNTINTMVDQLNSFAGEVTRVAREVGTEGKLGGQAEVKGVGGVWKDLTDNVNMMAGNLTGQVRNIAEVTTAVANGDLSRKITVDVRGEILELKNTMNVMVDQLNGFAGEVTRVAREVGTEGRLGGQAEVKGVGGVWKDLTDSVNSMAGNLTDQVRNIADVTTAVANGDLSKKIDVDVKGEF, from the coding sequence ATGCCCACCGCACCGGTCCCCGAGACCCTGGATATCCGAGCGCTGCTAACGGTTTTGTCAGCTTTCCGCCGGGGCGACTTCTCCGCGCGGCTGCCCCTCGACTGGACCGGGAATGCCGGCAAGGTGGCCGATCACCTCAACGCCGTGCTGGAGATGAACCAGCGCATGGGCGAGGAGCTGGAGCGGGTGGGGCGGGTGGTCGGCAAGGAGGGCAAGATCGGGGAGCGGATCTCGCTCGGCGACGCCCGGGGTGGGTGGGGCAGGTGGGTGAACTCGGTCAACGGCACCCTCGAGGACCTGGTCCGGCCGACCAGCGAGATGGCGCGGGTGATCGGGGCGGTGGCCACCGGCGACCTCTCCCAGACCATGGCGATGGAGGTCGAGGGGCGCAGGCTCGAGGGGCAGTTCCTCCGCACCGCGAAGACGGTGAACACCATGGTCGCCCAGCTGAACGGGTTCGCCGGGGAGGTGACCCGGGTCGCTCGCGAGGTCGGCACCGAGGGCAAGCTGGGCGGCCAGGCGCAGGTGAAGGAGGTCGGCGGGGTCTGGAAGGACCTCACCGAGAGCGTGAACATGATGGCCGGCAACCTCACCGGCCAGGTGCGGAACATCGCCGAGGTCACCACCGCGGTGGCGAACGGCGACCTCTCCAAGAAGATCACCGTCGACGTCCGCGGCGAGATCCAGGAGCTCAAGAACACCATCAACACGATGGTCGACCAGCTCAACAGCTTCGCCGGCGAGGTGACCCGCGTCGCCCGCGAGGTGGGCACCGAGGGCAAGCTGGGCGGCCAGGCCGAGGTGAAGGGGGTCGGCGGGGTCTGGAAGGACCTCACCGACAACGTGAACATGATGGCCGGCAACCTCACCGGCCAGGTGCGCAACATCGCCGAGGTCACCACCGCGGTGGCGAACGGCGACCTCTCGCGGAAGATCACCGTCGACGTGCGCGGGGAGATCCTCGAGCTGAAGAACACCATGAACGTCATGGTCGACCAGCTCAACGGCTTCGCCGGCGAGGTGACCCGCGTCGCCCGCGAGGTCGGCACCGAGGGCCGGCTGGGCGGCCAGGCGGAGGTGAAGGGCGTCGGCGGCGTCTGGAAGGACCTCACCGACTCGGTGAATTCGATGGCCGGCAACCTCACCGACCAGGTGCGCAACATCGCCGACGTCACCACCGCAGTGGCCAACGGCGACTTGTCGAAGAAGATCGACGTCGACGTCAAGGGCGAATTCC